From the Juglans microcarpa x Juglans regia isolate MS1-56 chromosome 3D, Jm3101_v1.0, whole genome shotgun sequence genome, the window GAATTCTACCTAGGTGCTAGAATTTAGATAAAGAAatgcttttgctttttttgtccaaaatccttctgtatttttgtttttgttgttttttttttttcttttcaatggaAGTAAGGGTAAGTAAGATATGGCAGCTGGTGCTGATTTTGGGGAATTGCAATTTGCTGACTGGTtccatgttatttatttatttatttatttttctctttgataGACTGTTCAAATGCAGCAGCGGGCTGAAAGAGATGCTGCAATTGCCCGATTAGAACAAAGCCGGATAGTTCTTGCGATGAGATTGGCTGACCATCATGGTAAGAAGTTCAAAGTCATCGAAGAAGCTCTGGCATTTGTGGGAGATGTACATGATGCAGGTCACTTTGTTTCACCTGAGAAACTTTATGGTCAACCATATAGTCCATTCGGTGAAAAACTTGCGACTCACGTAGACAATAGGCCTAATATACTAATCAAAGTTCTCATCTCAAGTTTCGATTTTGCAAAGAAATCGCTTAAATTGGATGGCATGGGTGGGGTATTGGGCAATGCTGCTTTGTTCGCAGTAAGCATGATTGCATTGATGCATCTGCATCAGGTGGCTTATAAGGAGCATCCACAGAAGCGTGAAGATGATATCACCAGCAAAAGAAATGTGAGACAAACTTTTTGGGCGGAGGAATCATCATCGAATAGTCATTTAAGCCAGTTGGATGTGTTGTCAGGCAGGGGTTAAGTGGAAAAATTGTATTATACGGCAGTCTGTCGAAGGATGCACTGCCTAGCTCCTATGATTTTAAAAGCTCTGGCTCAATTTCTCCCACGAAAGTTTGAAGGGGTTTGGCAAACTAGTTAGGACGACGATCATTCATATGCAATTTGTTGATCTTTGTCGGAGCTACTTCTGAGGCTTTAGATTAGTATGGTAGTTTGCATATTTCTGGTCTTTTCCCAACTTTCGACTGAGTTAAtgtctttgtgaatattttgttCTTGCAATTGTTATGTAGACTGCTGTATTTTCTTGGGATGTTCGACATTACGGCGAAGTCTTTGACGCGTTGATGTCCTTAGAAGCGTCCTTGGTATGGATGTCTTCGGAATCCAAAATCACTTCTTTCTCGGTGAGTACTTGGAAGATGTTTAATGATGTACTGTAATCGCCTCAATCCCAAATCCTGGGGAGAAAAATATGGAACAAGTTATatttgttaagaatataatacaaataattaaatttatctctttccatcaatttaaatttttgagataagtAGAGATTTCACATGGTATGACAGAGAGGTTCTgagttcaaattttaattaactaCTTTGATCAGCCAGCCATGTATATCATCCTTTTATTCTGTCTATCATTTCACAAAGATTCAGATTCATGGAAAAAAtctctttaaatttttgttcGTATTTAAGAGTCTCAAGGAAGAAGAGataggtttattttatttgtttatatttctCTCGCGTAAGTAAGAACTGGAGGGAAAGGTTCCTCAAGGTCTGAGGTTCAATACCTTACAGGTGTAAACAATTCTTTAGGGTCACACTTACTGGCGAAGCCAGTGACTTACCTAGTTCCGTGTAtgggaaatttttgaaagagtGGTGCATGGGATAGGGATTTACTTTGTAGGGATGGGTATGAAGGgtcctgccttggagaggttttctatcaaaaaaaaaaaaaaggggaaccGGAGGGAAAGGAGTAAAAAGGTGGTATACATACCGACTCATACGGGGCTGGGTTGTGGCACATGACATTGTGGATGCAAAGAAAGAAGTAGCAAATGGATTCGGGTATGATCCAAGGAAACTATAGAAGGAAAGAAGGGTCCAGTAGGCTATTCTCTGTAGACTGGTTTCTGATGGCTGGATGTGTAGGATTTTGAGCTTTTCaaggggtgtgtgtgtgtgtgtgtgtaacttCACTTCGGATGAGGATTTCTTTAACATAATTTAGGGAATTCTATTGGTTCGtttattcaaatcaaaattattatattttaaatttgatggaaagtAATTTTCCCTATCAACGTGaatcattttcaaatctaaatatTTATCAATACTGACCATGCAACACACGATATGTCACATTCATTCAAAAGCCTTTTTCTTTGTAGCCCATCACAGCATTTCCTTGTAGCGTTGTCACATTCAGACAGCTTGTCGAAAACACAACATAAAAGTCATGGTAAATAGAAAAGCTCTAGAATTAGGTACGTGGTACAAAACATTAATGAATTAGAAGAATGTCGGAAAGTTAATGTTGATCCCATTCATGCTTTGTTGACTctgatttttcattaaaaaaaaaaagggtttgtTAGGAGGcaattaaaacccaaaaaaagtAGAAGTTTGAACACAAGATTAGCCTCATAATCTGCAGCTAGCTGTCAAACCGCTCTCTTTGACTTCTTCCTATTGGATGCATGACTCAGAAGTCCCCACGTAAAAATAACAACGGAATTCTCCTTT encodes:
- the LOC121255915 gene encoding plastid division protein PDV1-like encodes the protein MKWEMKLEEIEAILEKIWDLHDKLSDAIHSISRTHFLNSVKAQTKPEKIKHPSYNCKNSHNDTAEDNVRASGFVFVKDFRVDDGDDSAVQEAKSLNAIRTALENLEDQLEFFHTVQMQQRAERDAAIARLEQSRIVLAMRLADHHGKKFKVIEEALAFVGDVHDAGHFVSPEKLYGQPYSPFGEKLATHVDNRPNILIKVLISSFDFAKKSLKLDGMGGVLGNAALFAVSMIALMHLHQVAYKEHPQKREDDITSKRNVRQTFWAEESSSNSHLSQLDVLSGRG